In a single window of the Rhizoctonia solani chromosome 16, complete sequence genome:
- a CDS encoding Peptidase family M28 protein, with the protein MDFRLFIREVCKFPNSHYQAIEEGLDCNAFESAGRWGSIMDRIKDIPLGNEAALYASLIDLYYSISTQIGPLFDLQSKTNLAFRDTSQKYLLDSPAFRKPDITGVSGTMPNGTPSWKDVLVCWEVKHSNKRGAQDQLGEPPRKRSKPSQSTSPSRQSNSEVAGSTPGRDSDDPLEQLPLALESTRWEMPGCWIKFDMMNKRVYKNYVDLTNIVVRVSDGTPEGKRNAVLVNSHLDSTLPSPGAADDAISVRVMLECIRVLTEPPSWQPVHSIIFLFNAEESLQDGSHLYATQHFTAHTVRAIINLEAAGSTGPELLFQATSEEMIEAYSHVLRPFGTVLANDVFSSGLSCPRAGIAVEWVWGDAKVPVASYVLGSFGPLVLGTKVATSLTDIFVPLTGRMGSLPPVNNIIALLTTVAAFYAFPLVLPLSHRMNAPEAVFWYITSGEYTLQLGSADAAPGFEALVNELAAEFGAPGAKPTLNVMDDWNLDWDVLYPFLQFVTSYKDTQTDTENLAPVSHLDSDCVRRVGSELVPRFSTTVWGSSTPHQRGIVLWDERMVDQVGDQGSRAGRRPIYTRTVKINFVGIEEKAMWPGKKNDQAGPAMEVFERMDQWFEEKREEDVLGDEPSEQDWESEGFKSEEDMGPVQYDY; encoded by the exons ATGGACTTTCGACTGTTTATTCGTGAAGTGTGCAAATTTCCCAACAGTCATTATCAGGCAATTGAAGAAGGCCTAGATTGCAATGCCTTTGAATCAGCTGGTCGGTGGGGCTCAATCATGGACAGAATTAAAGACATCCCTCTTGGTAATGAAGCTGCACTTTACGCATCGTTGATTGATCTCTACTACTCGATCAGCACACAAATTGGTCCTCTGTTTGACCTCCAAAGCAAAACCAACCTTGCATTTAGGGATACTTCGCAAAAATACCTACTTGATTCACCTGCTTTTCGTAAGCCAGATATTACTGGTGTGTCTGGAACAATGCCCAATGGAACGCCTAGCTGGAAGGACGTACTGGTTTGTTGGGAGGTGAAGCACAGCAACAAGCGTGGGGCTCAGGACCAACTTGGAGAGCCGCCGAGGAAAAGG TCAAAGCCGTCGCAAAGCACCAGCCCATCCAGGCAATCGAACAGCGAAGTTGCTGGATCGACACCAGGTAGAGACAGTGACGATCCATTGGAACAACTACCGTTGGCACTAGAGAGCACGCGTTGGGAGATGCCTGGCTGCTGGATCAA ATTTGACATGATGAACAAACGAGTATATAAAAACTACGTCGACTTGACGAATATCGTCGTACGAGTATCGGATGGGACCCCTGAAGGAAAGAGAAACGCTGTATTGGTAAACTCGCACCTCGATAGCACGTTGCCCAGTCCTG GTGCGGCGGACGATGCTATTTCTGTACGTGTTATGCTGGAGTGCATTCGTGTTCTAACGGAACCCCCTAGTTGGCAACCGGTTCACTCGATCATTTTTT TATTTAATGCCGAAGAATCGTTGCAAGATGGTTCGCACTTGTATGCCACTCAGCATTTCACTGCGCATAC TGTTCGAGCAATCATAAACCTCGAGGCGGCTGGTTCAACCGGGCCTGAATTGCTTTTTCAGGCAACCTCTGAAGAAATGATTGAAGCATACTCGCATGTACTTCGACCTTTTGGGACGGTATTAGCGAACGATGTGTTCAGCTCGGGGTTATCATGTCCGA GAGCAGGAATTGCTGTAGAATGGGTCTGGGGAGATGCCAAGGTGCCAGTGGCATCCTATGTGTTGGGAAGCTTTGGCCCACTTGTTCTTGGAACCAAGGTGGCGACTTCATTGACTGATATTTTTGTTCCCTTG ACGGGACGTATGGGCTCT CTTCCTCCTGTCAACAATATTATTGCGTTGCTCACTACCGTTGCCGCCTTCTACGCTTTCCCGCTTGTTCTGCCTCTTTCCCACCG GATG AACGCACCAGAAGCGGTTTTTTGGTAT ATTACTTCTGGGGAATATACGCTTCAACTGGGCTCTGCTGACGCGGCACCTGGGTTTGAAGCCCTGGTGAACGAGTTGGCAGCCGAATTTGGGGCTCCCGGAGCAAAGCCGACTTTGAATGTGATGGATGATTGGAATCTGGACTG GGATGTGCTGTATCCGTTTTTGCAA TTTGTGACGTCGTACAAG GACACGCAAACTGACACTGAAAATCTTGCGCCCGTGTCTCATCTGGACAG TGATTGCGTTCGACGCGTTGGTAGTGAACTGGTCCCTAGATTCTCCACCACCGTATGGGGAAGCTCGACACCACATCAAAGAGGCATTGTATTATGGGACGAACGAATGGTTGATCAAGTTGGAGATCAAGGTTCCCGGGCTGGGCGCAGGCCAATTTACACACGAACCGTGAAGATCAATTTTGTGGGGATTGAGGAAAAGGCCATGTGGCCAGGGAAGAAGAATGATCAAGCGGGACCGGCAATGGAGGTGTTTGAGCGAATGGATCAGTGGTTTGAAGAAAAGCGGG
- a CDS encoding Retrotransposable element Tf2 protein yields MGLSTTGTLVKPSSSLVYTLNLYYVLKYNDIISLNTLVRLQHSAFAVIICEGWARCRKMGLVILDARTSVSADPVPPSLNASTLKDDLDIDLEPPPPQNHHDDDDTTLPTWGLPNHEAFDYGALNQESFQSDLELDDNSDFGVETAPQTPIYDPEMDWASDLGYTSGEAADIETDTDSHPELDDLLPISPANSQAALPTVGLNIDQIGNNLEDEAPQVPLTPDAPNLELNEETAQEPNIDTPMDRSELPDGLRVFKDLLLKFSSDGNLTVTAAEAFLKTINMCLEKGLLQCGSESNPAHRLPMTLETLQRHAGDPPDIMNVYAKTIRHRGSRKVTYCYTPILQYAFGSVKRQLKSILERPGILEAINKHREYLRREGKPDDVLKDIQDGELWRNFQKGDTKFFENPHNIGLILMCDGFSPATRQGAASYSMGAISMCIANLPPDLRNRPENKILVGVTPGPHEPNVNTINNFLKPMVSELLELWKEGMSITHPDGTLEVVFAALVACACNTPAARKTIQPRHCGQLPVGIGTSSAGSLTSNPLQSLATIDLPIAIPILWDKVDISSVEQQTHKAWAKLKEAEEKKKAKLRKGDKVTCNAAKAQQQALTNTNPTTHPQKQQHTTQVGNQSGDSNSDLPLDACDVANLEQTKEVDAEQRGYQTFMLLHSQARSSQRSIPARSQPPSCSTSPTLQDLSRMEPEPSITTLLKAITALTTTVGSLQDQIKSQGQQLVELRAICKETANLLGNKDQGGQTQPGPLTGPVTPPTHMGGEAHTPGTVRPGLKDPFQPTQGTRFDSKEEEEPRRPKKEPWGTPRSLSSLTLFDSGLSGKKGHPMAQLNASLGCPSQGSVQQGRADGCVDPVPHDRQSRQLGTSPYWGYYQGQGQPSNTIPALMAKFKEAFANPDAKWAAARKIAVLTQKTTMSEYVTEFCNLMAELNWNTEAYIAQFTRGLHWKVKELLSTKDNVPNNDLEAIFAALIKIDNTRWENKENCPKKAPTKAPVTTTTSSSTTTTRVCLSEDPNYITLEERDCCCASGLCVKCGQKGHGIKQCPNGWKATIKEMAKPLAKLDVHVLDCEFVSVALDLNKKPLLFIDLQLHNFPTEKLKTLVDSGATSNFISPLIVEKLKIPKTQLENPQVVRMLDGTLSQTGCIWHQVQLAVLANGHPHTIPFLLPSLKIQIASKEEANPNPLADLPTQYHEFAKVFGKEEFKMPSSPGPIYGMTDAESKALKQHIDEELAMGKIRPSTSSAGAPVMFVKKADGSLRLVVDYWKLNNVTHKNVYPLPRQNNLMAKLRQAKMFTKLDL; encoded by the exons ATGGGCCTGTCGACGACTGGGACTCTAGTAAAACCCTCGTCCAGTCTCGTGTATACGTTAAATCTGTACTACGTGCTCAAATACAACGATATCATCTCCCTAAACACACTGGTTCGCTTACAACACTCTGCATTTGCGGTGATAATTTGTGAAGGATGGGCCCGGTGTCG GAAAATGGGCCTTGTGATCCTCGATGCACG CACTTCTGTATCAGCGGATCCGGTGCCTCCTTCTCTCAATGCCTCAACTCTGAAAGATGATCTGGATATTGACCTCGAACCGCCGCCACCTCAAAACCATCACGACGACGATGATACAACTCTGCCAACCTGGGGTCTGCCTAATCACGAAGCATTCGACTATGGCGCGTTGAATCAAGAATCCTTCCAGAGTGACCTAGAGCTTGACGATAACAGTGACTTCGGAGTTGAGACTGCCCCCCAGACCCCAATATACGATCCTGAAATGGATTGGGCTTCTGACTTGGGCTACACGTCTGGTGAAGCAGCCGATATCGAGACAGACACGGATTCGCACCCGGAACTTGATGACCTGCTCCCTATATCTCCAGCAAACTCTCAAGCGGCCTTGCCCACCGTTGGGCTGAATATAGATCAGATAGGAAACAATCTTGAAGACGAGGCGCCTCAG GTCCCGCTTACCCCTGACGctccaaatttggagttGAATGAAGAAACAGCACAAGAGCCCAACATTGACACTCCGATGGATCGCAGCGAGTTACCTGATGGGCTGCGTGTATTCAAAGATCTGTTACTCAAATTTTCGAGCGACGGTAACCTAACAGTTACGGCTGCAGAAGCTTTCCTGAAAACAATCAATATGTGTCTGGAGAAAGGCCTATTACAATGTGGCTCTGAGTCGAACCCAG CGCATCGACTACCAATGACGTTGGAGACACTACAGCGACATGCCGGCGATCCTCCCGACATTATGAATGTCTACGCT AAGACAATTCGGCACCGTGGTTCACGTAAAGTCACCTATTGCTACACGCCAATCCTACAATATGCATTTGGCTCTGTGAAGCGTCAGTTGAAGTCAATACTTGAACGTCCTGGAATCTTGGAAGCTATCAATAAGCACCGGGAATACCTTAGGAGAGAAGGCAAACCAGACGACGTACTCAAAGATATTCAAGATGGTGAGCTCTGGCGGAACTTTCAGAAGGGTGATACCAAGTTTTTCGAAAACCCTCACAACATCGGACTCATTTTGATGTGCGACGG CTTCTCACCTGCTACACGGCAGGGTGCCGCGTCGTACTCCATGGGTGCTATCAGCATGTGCATAGCTAACCTTCCACCTGATCTTCG AAACCGGCCAGAAAACAAAATTCTTGTTGGGGTAACACCTGGCCCACATGAGCCAAATGTCAACACAATAAATAACTTCTTGAAGCCAATGGTTTCTGAGTTACTTGAACTCTGGAAGGAGGGTATGTCTATAACTCATCCTG ACGGAACACTGGAAGTGGTCTTTGCTGCTCTAGTTGCATGTGCTTGCAATACGCCTGCCGCACGGAAG ACAATACAACCCAGACACTGTGGGCAACTGCCAGTTGGTATTGGAACAAGTTCAGCCGGATCCTTGACTTCCAATCCTCTCCAAAGTCTGGCAACAATTGACCTTCCAATAGCA ATTCCTATTCTATGGGATAAAGTTGATATCAGCAGTGTAGAGCAGCAAACACACAAGGCATGGGCAAAACTCAAAGAAGCAGAGGAAAAGAAGAAAGCCAAGCTGAGAAAAGGTGACAAAGTGACTTGTAACGCTGCAAAAGCCCAGCAGCAGGCCTTAACAAACACCAATCCAACTACACACcctcaaaaacaacaacatACCACTCAAGTTGGTAATCAGTCTGGTGATAGCAACTCAGATCTACCTTTGGATGCTTGTGATGTTGCTAATTTGGAACAAACCAAGGAGGTTGATGCTGAGCAACGCGG CTATCAAACATTTATGCTCTTGCACAGTCAGGC ccgctccagccaacgttccattccagcccgctcccaaccaccctcttgcagcacatctcccactttgcaagacttgtcaaggatggaaccggagccgtcCATTACcactctcctcaaggctatcacagccctcaccaccacagttgggtccttgcaggaccaaatcaaatcacaaggccagcagcttgttgagctcagggccatatgcaaggaaacggCCAACCTCCTTGGCAATAAGGATCAGGGAGGAcaaacccagcctggcccattgactgggcctgtcacccctcctacccacatGGGAggggaagcccacactccaggcacggttaggcctggactcaaggacCCCTTCCAACCAACGCAGGGAACAAGGTTTGACtccaaagaagaggaggagcCAAGGAggcccaaaaaagagccttggggaacgcctaggagccTAAGCTCCCTCACCCTGTTTGACTCTGGGTTGTCT gggaagaaaggccacccaatggctCAACTGAATGCTTCTCTGGGTTGCCCTTCACAGGGATCAGTTCAAcaaggaagagcagatggttgtgtggatcctgtaccacatgacagacaaagcCGCCAACTGGGCACTTCCCCTTATTGGGGctattatcaagggcaagggcaacccTCCAACACCATCCCAGCCTtaatggccaaattcaaagaggccTTTGCcaaccctgatgccaaatgggctgctgccaggaaaattgctgtGCTGACTCAGAAAACCACCATGTCTGAGTATGTCACAGAATtctgcaacctcatggcggaactcaactggaacacagaggcgtacattgcccaattcacgcGCGGCCTCCATTGGAAAGTcaaagaactcctgtccaccaaggacaatgtCCCCAACAATGATcttgaggccatatttgcAGCCTTGATCAAGATTGATAACACCCGTTGggagaacaaggagaactGCCCAAAAAAGGCTCCCACTAAGGCCCCAGTCACCACAACCACCTCCTcatccaccactaccaccagggtcTGTCTATCTGAGGATCCCAATTACATTAccctggaggaaagggactgCTGCTGCGCCTCTGGCCTATGTGTCAAATGCGGACAGAAGGgccatggcatcaaacagtgccccaatggttggaaggcaacAATCAAAGAAATGGCCAAG cccctggccaaattagatgtgcatgtattggattgtgaatttgtatctgtggCTCTAGATTTGAATAAAAAGCCCCTCTTATTCATTGATTTACAACTGCACAACTTCCCAACAGAAAAATTAAAAACCTTAGtggactcaggagccacatccaacttcatctcccccttgattgtTGAAAAActtaaaatcccaaaaacccagcttgaaaatccacaagttgtgagaatgttagatggtaccctatcccagactggttgtatatggcaccaggttcaacttgcggtcttggccaatggccatccacACACTATCCCCTTCTTA ttACCTTCCCTGAAAATACAAATTgcctccaaagaagaagcCAATCCCAATCCCTTGGCAGACCTCCCCACAcaataccatgaatttgccaaagtctttggcaaagaagaattcaag ATGCCAAGCTCCCCTGGCCCCATTTACGGCATGACAGACGCAGAATCCAAAGccctgaaacaacacattgatgaagaactagcaatgggcaagatccgccccagcacttcatcagcaggcgccccagtcatgtttgtaaagaaggcagatggttccCTTAGGCTGGTTGTAGATTATTGGAAGCTCAACAACGTGACCCATAAAAACGTTTACCCCTTACCACGGCAaaacaacctcatggccaaactaaGGCAGGCAAAGATGTTCACAAAACTGGACCTCTGA
- a CDS encoding Retrotransposon-derived protein PEG10 — MTDKAANWALPIIGTIIKGKGNPPTTIPALTAKFKEAFANPDAKRAAARKIAALTQTTTTSEYVTKFRNLMAELDWNTEAYIAQFTRGLHWKVKELLSTKDNIPDNDLEAIFAASIKIDNTCWENKENRPKKAPTKSPVTTTTSTTTTRVRLSEDPNYVTPEERDRCRASGLCVKCGQKGHGIKQCPNGWKATIKEVAKVAKDTKSGKD; from the coding sequence atgactgacaagGCTGCCAATTGGGCCCTTCCTATCATTGgcaccatcatcaagggcaaagggaaCCCCCCAActaccatcccggccttaacggccaaattcaaagaggcaTTTGCCAACCCGGATGCTAAACGGGCcgccgccaggaagattgccgcgcttactcagacaaccaccacgtctgagtacgtcaccaagttccgcaatctcatggcggaacttgattggaacactgaggcgtacattgcccagtttacacgcggtcttcactggaaggtgaaggaactcctgtccactaAGGACAATATCCCAGACAATGATCTTGAGGCTATATTTGCTGcctcaatcaaaattgataacacttgttgggaaaacaaggagaaccgccccaaGAAGGCACCAACCAAGTCCCCAGTCACCacaaccacctccactaccaccaccagggtccgTTTATCAGAGGATCCCAACTAtgtcaccccggaggaaagggaccgttGCCGTGCGTCTGGCCtatgtgtcaagtgcggccaaaaagggcacggcatcaaacaatgccccaacggatggaaggccacaaTCAAAGAAGTGGCCAAGGTTGCCAAGGATACcaagtcgggaaaagattga